From Nicotiana tabacum cultivar K326 chromosome 20, ASM71507v2, whole genome shotgun sequence, one genomic window encodes:
- the LOC107797181 gene encoding uncharacterized protein LOC107797181, translating into MKDRGKAAAVDNNLLDFNYSISSDMPCTKHPNSSTVGICSYCLKERLVNLVCTECGEQRLSSCSCSDDISSSYRNSCSVEVGSVGRISFLLENEKNNDQDLSTQQLQAEQVILLRSSSNCVEIKKNKNGFWKIKRLFRKKREKGKNGVDEKSDICVSDAAMGVSRSRSLCSFRGDDFGSEYRFSSAKISDVTGGLLFDSDHEPRKSGSNFKNFNIPNRGSNTFPIKESDFSTTMDDSAFIDLKLDLSSSEPRSDFYGKRLSNISDYGYDSAASMGNLRGGSCRIDEYDTRMRRGSSSSNGKGKKVWKWIFRKTNSDGRKSTSKRDEINSNLIIKS; encoded by the coding sequence ATGAAGGATAGAGGCAAAGCTGCAGCTGTAGACAACAACTTGTTAGATTTCAATTACTCTATTTCATCAGATATGCCATGTACCAAACACCCAAATTCATCTACTGTTGGAATCTGCAGTTACTGTTTAAAAGAAAgattggtaaatttggtatgtaCTGAGTGTGGTGAGCAAAGACTCTCTTCTTGTTCTTGTTCTGATgatatttcttcttcttatagAAACTCTTGTTCTGTTGAAGTTGGTAGTGTTGGTAGAATCTCATTTTTAttagaaaatgagaaaaataatgatCAAGATTTATCAACTCAGCAGTTACAAGCAGAACAAGTGATCTTGTTAAGAAGTAGCAGCAACTGTGTAGaaatcaagaaaaacaaaaatggtttTTGGAAAATCAAGAGATtgtttagaaagaaaagagaaaagggtaAAAATGGGGTTGATGAAAAAAGTGATATTTGTGTATCTGATGCAGCTATGGGAGTTTCAAGATCAAGATCATTATGTAGTTTTAGAGGTGATGATTTTGGTAGTGAATATAGATTTTCAAGTGCAAAAATATCTGATGTTACAGGTGGTTTGTTATTTGATTCTGATCATGAGCCAAGAAAGAGTGGTAgtaatttcaagaattttaataTTCCAAATAGGGGAAGTAATACCTTTCCTATTAAGGAAAGTGATTTTAGTACTACTATGGATGATTCAGCATTTATAGATTTGAAACTTGATTTATCATCATCAGAGCCAAGATCAGATTTTTATGGTAAAAGACTTAGTAATATTTCAGATTATGGATATGATTCTGCAGCTTCAATGGGGAATCTAAGAGGTGGATCTTGTAGAATTGATGAATATGACACAAGGATGAGAAgaggtagtagtagtagtaatggTAAAGGGAAGAAAGTGTGGAAATGGATTTTTAGAAAAACAAATTCAGATGGGAGGAAAAGTACAAGCAAAAGAGATGAAATTAATAGTAATTTGATTATTAAGTCTTAA